A window from Solea senegalensis isolate Sse05_10M linkage group LG15, IFAPA_SoseM_1, whole genome shotgun sequence encodes these proteins:
- the mlh1 gene encoding DNA mismatch repair protein Mlh1: MAGIIRRLDETVVNRIAAGEVIQRPANAVKEMIENCLDAKSTNIQVTVKDGGLKLLQIQDNGTGIRKEDMEIVCERFTTSKLQTFEDLSAIATYGFRGEALASISHVAHVTITTKTADAKCAYRGCYSDGKLKGALKPCAGNQGTQILAEDLFYNVSTRRKALKSPSDEHSRIVEVVSRYAIHNSGKSFCVKKQGETVADVRTLPNASVVDNIRVVFGNAVSRELIEVGCEDQKLAYKIKGYISNANYSVKKCIMVLFINNRLVESSALKKAIETAYSAYLPKNTHPFLYLSLEIAPKNIDVNVHPTKHEVHFLHEDSIIESVQRHVESKLLGTNSSRTYFTQTLLPGLSVSGGTEVTSSSATADSTERVYAHQMVRTDCRAQKLDAFLQPKEKPPPPPNPEPEPGVPSSKEAANKTTHPHSIEMDEEDDAEMVAAMAQQGAEVSKDEEENGVSAYDAQRKRPRKEEQQQQEEEEEENLTAAAVPKRRVIKLNSIKELRAEIMESTHKGLQEMLQNHSFVGCINPQWTLIQHHTKLYLVNTTKLSQELFYQILIYDFGNFGVLRLSTPAPLYDLAMLALDCEESGWTEDDGPKEGLAQYIVDFLRKKAEMLEDYFSVEIDQEGNLRGLPLLLDKYTPVMEGLPMFILRLATEVNWDNERECFKDFSKECSTFYSIRKQYILEVEPGEEQDDEANLWRWKMEHIIFKAFRTLLSPPRNFSEDGTVLQIANLPDLYKVFERC, encoded by the exons ATGGCGGGAATCATCCGCAGGCTCGACGAGACTGTTGTCAACCGGATTGCTGCAGGAGAAGTCATCCAGCGTCCTGCCAACGCCGTCAAAGAAATGATCGAGAACTG TTTAGATGCCAAGTCCACCAACATCCAGGTGACAGTGAAAGATGGAGGGTTGAAGCTGCTTCAGATCCAGGATAACGGCACTGGCATCAGA AAGGAAGATATGGAAATAGTTTGTGAGCGTTTCACCACCAGTAAACTGCAGACGTTTGAGGATCTCTCGGCCATTGCAACATACGGATTTAGAGGAGAG GCCCTTGCGAGTATAAGCCATGTTGCACATGTGACCATAACGACCAAGACAGCTGATGCCAAATGTGCGTACAG AGGCTGCTACAGTGATGGCAAACTTAAAGGTGCTCTTAAACCATGCGCTGGCAACCAGGGAACACAGATTCTT GCCGAGGACCTCTTCTATAACGTGTCGACCAGGAGAAAAGCTTTGAAGAGCCCCAGTGACGAGCACTCCAGGATTGTAGAGGTGGTCAGCAG gTATGCCATACACAACTCAGGAAAAAGCTTTTGTGTCAAAAAG CAAGGAGAGACTGTAGCAGATGTGAGGACCCTACCCAACGCCTCAGTAGTGGATAACATTCGAGTCGTGTTTGGAAATGCAGTCAGCAG GGAACTCATTGAAGTTGGCTGCGAGGATCAGAAGCTTGCATACAAGATAAAAGGCTACATCTCAAATGCCAACTACTCCGTCAAGAAATGTATCATGGTCCTCTTCATCAACA ATCGTCTGGTGGAGTCGAGCGCCTTGAAGAAAGCGATCGAGACGGCTTACAGCGCATACCTTCCCAAGAACACGCACCCTTTTCTCTACCTCAG CTTAGAGATCGCGCCAAAGAACATCGATGTGAACGTTCACCCCACCAAACACGAGGTGCATTTCTTGCACGAAGACAGCATCATCGAGAGTGTTCAGAGGCACGTCGAGAGCAAACTGCTGGGCACCAACTCCTCACGCACATATTTTACTCAA acgTTGTTACCAGGTCTGTCGGTCTCTGGTGGCACAGAGGTGACGTCCTCCAGCGCCACGGCGGATTCCACCGAGAGAGTCTACGCACATCAGATGGTGAGGACTGACTGTCGCGCTCAGAAGTTGGACGCCTTCCTGCAGCCAAAAGAgaagccgccgccgccgcccaATCCTGAGCCGGAACCAGGAGTTCCCAGCAGCAAGGAGGCTGCCAACAAAACCACCCATCCTCACAGCATAGAGATggatgaggaagatgatgcAGAGATGGTGGCGGCCATGGCTCAGCAGGGGGCAGAAGTTTctaaagatgaagaagaaaacggTGTCAGTGCTTATGATGCTCAAAG GAAGCGTCCGAGGaaggaggagcagcaacagcaggaggaggaggaggaagagaatctgacagctgcagctgtgccCAAGAGACGAGTCATAAAACTGAACAGCATCAAAGAGCTGAGAGCTGAGATCATGGAGAGCACACATaaag GTCTTCAAGAAATGCTGCAGAACCACTCATTTGTTGGCTGCATCAATCCCCAGTGGACACTAATCCAACATCACACTAAACTGTACCTGGTCAACACCACCAAACTCAG CCAGGAGCTTTTCTACCAAATACTGATCTACGACTTTGGGAACTTTGGTGTACTAAGACTCTCT ACCCCAGCTCCGCTCTATGACCTGGCCATGTTGGCTCTGGACTGTGAGGAAAGTGGCTGGACAGAGGACGACGGACCCAAAGAAGGCCTCGCTCAGTACATTGTGGACTTCTTGAGGAAGAAAGCGGAGATGCTGGAGGACTACTTCTCCGTGGAGATAGACCAG GAGGGAAATCTTCGAGGACTGCCACTCCTGCTCGACAAGTACACTCCCGTCATGGAGGGTCTGCCCATGTTCATCCTGCGCCTGGCCACTGAG gtgaaCTGGGACAATGAGAGGGAGTGCTTTAAAGACTTCAGTAAGGAGTGCAGCACCTTCTATTCCATCAGGAAGCAGTACATCCTGGAGGTTGAGCCAGGAGAGGAGCAG GATGATGAGGCAAATCTGTGGCGGTGGAAAATGGAGCACATCATCTTCAAAGCTTTTCGGACGCTCCTAAGTCCTCCTAGGAACTTCAGCGAGGACGGCACCGTCCTGCAGATCGCCAACTTACCTGACCTCTATAAAGTGTTTGAGAGGTGCTGA